In Mangifera indica cultivar Alphonso unplaced genomic scaffold, CATAS_Mindica_2.1 Un_0075, whole genome shotgun sequence, the genomic window TTCTCAAATTTGTCTCTATCTTTCcttgtaaaaatatatagttcagaaaaataaagtaacGTAGACCTACATAGGTAGAGGAGGGAGTTGATTTCTCCTTGTTTCTTCTGGCCTCTATAGTCATATCAATTGGCAGGAAGAGCATAGTATAATCtatagcagaaaaaaaaaaaaaacaacaaatgtAATGTCACATTGCTTTTGGAAAGTAGTGAAGATCAGGAGGCAGATTATTCTGTGGGGTTCCAAATTATTTGCCTAAAGGCTTAACTTAATTAGAACAAAACAATGCAGCAGCTGGCTATGCCATTCCAACATGGGTCTTCACATGTCTCTTTTGGCCAATAAATTGCGTAACGTGGAGTTTAAACTTGCGTGTTATTCAAAACAAACTTTCCAGGATTCTTGTATACGTAGAatgtccttttcccttttttctacACTTCTCTTTCTCTCCTCCACTGCTTAGGATAAAAACAAGTTTTGGTTCGGCCCCATGTAAAGTTAAGCCCTTATGACCCCATTTTTCTCATCAGAATCTTCCTCTCACTCTCGGTGGCATGGTCCCAAATCCCAATCTTTGCTTCATTAGATATTCATGTATTTTCAGCTATTTATCATTTTCCAATTCCACTGGTGTTGGCCCAACCTTTGATGAAAGATCAATTCCTCATCTTTAAGTCTGAAATGTCTAATTTTCCACCCATATGATAAAGTTAGTTGTAACCAGCAAAAagtctttttgttattttgtatcatattGAATAAAGTTAGTATCACTTTCGCTTATAAtagtacaaacaaattatatttttattctattaatttataattttttcctccAAATCTCGCTTTTTTGTTATTACCACCAATTTGTTTTTCCCTCAAACCTCATTGTCATCACTAATATCTCGTTCTCTTCCAATTAAACGTATTGCCACCCTTACGTTACAATCTAAATCTACTTTTTTCTCTAGTAGATTAATTGACCCCAAGCGTTATTTTAGTTGTTGACAACCGATTTCGTGACTACTTCCACATGTGTTAATTGAGATCTTGTCATCACAAATAGTCCTACTCGTTGAATGAGATTTAATGGATCTTGATTGAATTGATAATAAACAAAGATAATGATATCATAAAATGtacttgataaaatttttataatctttttaaagaaaaaactattatttaattttagtacAATATAGACATAAGGTATACttatctttcattaattttatgaaaaaaaaataatttattttattaacaaatctAATATgcaagatttttcaaacttaagaattaaaaaaattaccgtTTTATTAAAGTTGagtgaaaaataatcttttgccttaaaaaaaaatattagttaccAAAAACTCAAGAAAGTAtcttaaaaagtaaattttatttatatattttaggaaAGTGAATTTTAGCTCCCATATAAGTTATTAGTATCCCccgcttttatttttttaattcaagcaAAGAAGAAGAGGTCAAAACCAAcagtgaaaaaaatttaacctatgccgattaatttgaaaaataaaaaataaatttaaaattaagaaaaaaaaggctTTAATtgaaggtcaaaagacttattctcactcaaggGTTAATGCAAACctaaagttatatttattaatttttgaaaacgtAAATATTTACAtcgtctattaaattttgttattattattaaagataaaattcttatttaataaaaatatttaaaaactaaaaatttatcatttttttcttaaatttagttttttaaaaaaaaatttcctatctaaagtttgaaagaTAAATACTTTTCTCTAAGGTATTTTCAGCGTCCaatgttagtttattttttactatcaccaattgataataatatttctttctaTTTCAAAACGGTGATTTATCTTgaagaatttattatatttttaaattaaaaaaattatagtaaattttttaaaatttaaatatttttattaaataataattttatttttaataataaaaaaaatataatagacaaacaatatttaaatatttaataaataacatacataaatttGGGTTTGTCCTAGAGCGCGGATAAGAATAAGTCGTTTTACCTTAATTTAACTAACCATGGAACACGAATACGAGTCAGGTCCACCTGAGCCTGATTGCCTATGCCGTGGGTCTCacgttaaaatttgaaagagatgGTGTTTGACCGGGGATGTTGACcctcaataattataataaattataatagtaattataataataatataaggttAAATAACTCCTAATTCCagtcaattaataattttgacttTGTCTTAACAGTGGACTAACCGAATTACTAATTACGCAATTTACACTTCAAAGACTATAACGACACCGCATTCTGTCAACACAAGAAGACAGGCAAAGTAGAGTGTCCACTGGTTCAGGCCGAAAAAATCTACCTGTCTCTTCCTCTCCCTAAACGCAGTGAATGGCCGCCCATTCTTCTCATCTTCTGTTTTCTTAACCGTGAACCGCCCAAAATTTAACCCTAACTGCAAAACCACTTAACAGAAACCATGAACATCTACTTCTTCTTAGCTTCACTCTTGGTCTTGACCTctttttctgttattttttcCATTGATGATGATGTGAAGTGTCTTGAAGGCATCCAGGCATCTCTCAAAGACCCTGAAGGGAAGCTTTCCTGGTCCTTCGCCAATCCCACTGTCGAGTCAATCTGCAAGCTAAACGGCGTGTCGTGTTGGAACCAGAAGGAGGCCCGAATCATCAGTCTGGATTTAGGTTCAATGCAACTCTCCGGTCGACTGCCCGAGTCCTTGAACCTCTGTCACAGCTTGCAAACTCTGAATCTCTCGAATAACGATATCTCCGGGCCGATTCCGGTGGAGCTCTGCTCCTGGCTGCCTTACATAGTGACACTTGATCTCTCAAACAATCAACTTTCCGGTCCCATCCCATCTCAGATAGTTGGGTGCGAGTATCTTAACAAGCTTGTCTTAAGTAACAATAAATTGTCGGGTTCGATTCCGTACGAAGTGGGCCGGTTGGATCGGTTAAGGGAATTTTCTGTTGCTGGGAATGCTCTGTCTGGATCAATACCGTCTGATCTTGCGAAATTTAAAGGAGAAAGTTTTGAAGGGAATAAAGGACTCTGTGGGAATCCTTTGGGGAAATGCCGAGGGTCGCCTGGTAAGCGTCTTGGTATTTTCATTGCTGCTGGTGTTATTGGTGTTTTGGCTTCTGTGTTTTTGGGGATTGTGTTTGTGGTGGTTTTTCGTTAGGCATAGTTGTTAGTCATAAAAGCATTTTGATTTACattaaagataattattaaGTTATTTTCTTATAACTTTCTTTTGAAGGTTAATCTAAGCATTATTTCTTCATAAccttttttaaaagttattatatcaaaatttcataattctcTTTTGAGATttaataatcattatatttattatttttaaactctcTTTTACAagtgaataataattattaaactgataattaattaaaaattaaaaacagtaattatgttttcttgatggtagttttttttgcttttttaataTACCTACAAATATAAAGTCTTTAGCCTTACCattataaaaaatctataataatatcatcattgtattatcatttttatattttactggTATAGACTAGAAGACACTCACAAGAGAGATGAGAGTTTATGTTAATTGTTTTGCTTGAACAACAATAGTTAGAGCATcgtgtatatttttattatgtatatttaaaatatggaATAAACAACAATATTGCTTTCAATagaaatattgttttcatttgtGGGATCAGAGCCTCACTCATGTCATGTTGTTCAGTATTAagatcaaagattttttttgtcatttattttgttttataagatttatcatatatgatatgtgtgtgttgtgtatatatatatatatatatataatgttgatatcatataattttatgtaaccAATTCATATAAcacattgaattttttgttataaatttgatttcttttgatGCATGTATTCGTCTCAAGAAGATGACGTTGTACTTGTCTCTTTATCAGACAAAGATAATTTGTCTTTACTTGATGAAATCGGTCAAGTGGAAACGCTGCTAGggagagaagaagatggtggtAAGGTCGACTGACAAAGGGAACGACAATCGATCATTGGAGATGGAAGAAATTATCTTTACAgagaaatatagttttttaaaatttaaaattagagaaaaattgttagttttctaaattaaaaagaaaaaataatataaatgcttaaggttttagagtttaatagtaaaatgacgattttaccatttatcttaataaaaaattctaccaaaagttagtttataaatgaatatctgatataaatatgttattgaaattagtgtaaaacctggtggtaAATAATCCTGTgcccttttttaaatttaagtaaagaAAAAGAGGTTAAgagtaataatgaaaaaaatgtatcgTATGCcgattaatttgaaaaagaaaaagtaaattcaaaattaagaaaggccaaaggattattttccacccaaagtatgttgtttctcaaattttctctcgttaactttgaaaatctcatttatttatttatagatggttaaaattaactgagttcgttgattatatcattttcctccataaatcctaaaaactaataattttctttcaatctaagttttcaaaaataacattttcccttcagagtttttaattttcagatttaatttttcGGTGATGTTTTTTCCTCTCTCGTGACCTCCAGGTGAtatctcttcctctctgacGCGACCTTCTTTCAGTAGTTCTCCTAGGTATCATTATTGACGCGCCTAGGAGAACCATCGAAAGGAGGCCGTGTCGGAGAGAAAGAGTCATCGCTTTGAGGTCCttagagagaaagaaatgttgttgaaaaattgaatctgaaaaattagaaaccctaagagaaaaatgttatttttgaaaacttgggttagagaaaattgttactttttagggtttagagggggaaaaatgaaatcaaatttaagtttatttttaattttatagataaaatgataattttacttttgaaaccgttaattttaactgtctaTAAGTGAGTAGATGgagttttcaaagttaacaaaggaaaacttaagaaatcaacacactttgggtaggaaatagtcctttggccattaagAAAAGAAGGCTttaatttaaggccaaaatacttattctcacccaagatttAACCAAAACCAAAGGTTATACttactaactttcaaaaatttaaatactcatattatttgttaaattttgttattattgttaaaaataaaattatcatttaaaaaaactaaaaatttatcttttttttctcaaatttagttttttaacaaattcttcttacccaaaatttaaaaaatgaatatttcctCCTGTAGTGTTTTTAACTACTATTGTCAATGGCCAAAGATAGTAATTGTTgagtttttttctctctattgacttctttttttatctcaatttaTTTTTGACCATCATCAATTGATAACGACTTTTCTTTACATCCTAACGGAAATGATGATTTGtctgaaaaaatttattaaatttttaaaattaaaaaataaaatataataattttttaattttttaaatgtttttattaaataataattttatttttaatagtaataataaaatatactaaacAAATAAGTATGCaagtttttagtaaataacggCTATAAATTTGGGTTGGTCATAAAGCgcgggtgagaataagtctttttacCTTAATTTAACTAGTCATGAAACACGAATAGAAGTTAGGTTCATCTGAGCCTGACTGCCTCAGCCGTGTGCCTCACGTTTAAATTTGAGAGCGACGGTGTTTGACCCGGCTGATCAAAATGGGTAAACGAGTGTTcatgttgatataattataataaattataataataataaacaacaaaattccATAAATGAAGGTTGAATAGCTCCTAATTCCagtcaattaataattttgacttTGTCTTAACAGTGGACTAACCGAAGTACTAATTGCGCAATTTACACTTCAAGGACTATAACGACGCCGTATTCTGTCAACACAAGAAGACACGCAAAGTAGAGTGTCCACTGGTTCAGGCAGAAAAAATCTACCTGTCTCTTCCTCTCCCTAAACGCAGTGAATGGCCGCCCATTCTTCTCATCTTCTGTTTTCTTAACCTTGAACCGCCCAAAATTTAACCCTAACTGCAAAACCACTCAACAGAAACCATGAACATCTACTTCTTCTTAGCTTCACTCTTGGTCTTGACCTctttttctgttattttttcCATTGATGATGATGTGAAGTGTCTTGAAGGCATCCAGACATCTCTCAAAGACCCTGAAGGGAAGCTTTCCTGGTCCTTCGCCAATACCACTGTCGAGTCAATCTGCAAGCTAAACGGCGTGTCGTGTTGGAACCAGAAGGAGGCCCGAATCATCAGTCTGGATTTAGGTTCAATGCAACTCTCCGGTCGACTGCCCGAGTCCTTGAACCTCTGTCACAGCTTGCAAACTCTGGATCTCTCGAATAACGATATCTCCGGGCCGATTCCGGTGGAGCTCTGCTCCTGGCTGCCTTTCATAGTGAAACTTGATCTCTCAAACAATCAACTTTCCGGTCCCATCCCATCTCAGATAGTTGAGTGCAAGTATCTTAACAGACTTTTCTTAAGTAACAATAAATTGTCGGGTTCGATTCCGTACGGAGTGGGCCGGTTGGATCGGTTAAAGGAATTTTCTGTTGCTGGGAATGCTCTGTCTGGATCAATACCGTCTGATCTTGCGAAATTTAAAGGAGAAAGTTTTGAAGGGAATAAAGGACTCTGTGGGAAGCCTTTGGGGAAATGTGGAGGGTTGAGTGGTAAGAGTCTTGGTATTATTATTGCTGCTGGTGTTATTGGTGCTTTGTTTTCTATGTTTTTGGGGTTTGTGATTTGGTGGTGGTTTTTCGTTAGATATAATCGGAAGAAAAGAGGATATGGTGTTGACGATGGGAAAGATGATAGTAGTTGGATTCAATTATTGCGTTCACATAAGCTTGTTCAGGTTTCTTTGTTTCAGAAACCCATTGTTAAGATTAAACTGGCTGATTTGTTGGTTGCTACAAACAGTTTTAATGCtggaaatattattatttctacaAGAACTGGGGTTTCCTACAAGGCAGTGTTGCCTGATGGCTCTGCCTTGGTGATTAAGAGGCTAAGTGCTTGTAAGCTTGGTGAGAAGCAGTTTCAGTCAGAGATGAATAGGTTGGGGCAGCTTAGACATCCCAATTTGGTGCCATTGTTGGGATTTTGTGTTGTGGAGGAAGAGAGGCTTTTGTTGTACAAGCACATGCCTAATGGGACATTGTACTCGCTGCTACATGGAAATGGTTTTGTTGAGAGTCAGCATGGTGTTTTGGATTGGTCTACCAGGCTTCGGATTGGTGTGGGTGTGGCAAGAGGATTGGCTTGGCTGCACCATGGGTGCCAATCACCGTATATGCACCAGTATGTTAGTTCTAATGTGATTCttattgatgatgattttgatgccAGGGTAACGGATTTTGGACTGGCAAGGCTTGTTGGTTCTCGTGATTCTAATGATAGTTCTTTCATCAATGGAGATTTGGGAGAGTTTGGTTATGTTGCTCCAGAGTGCTCAAGCACTATGGTTGCTTCATTGAAAGGGGACGTTTATGGTTTTGGAGTTTTGCTGTTAGAATTGGTTACTGGTCAGAAGCCTATTGAAGTGAGCATTGCagaggaaggatttgagggaaaTTTGGTTAACTGGGTTAACCATTTAGTAATCACTGGTCGAAGTAAAGATGCCATTGATAAGGCTTTATGTGGGAAAGGTAATGACGATGAAATTACACAGTTTCTGAAGGTTGCTTGTACTTGTGTGGTTTCTAGGCCTAAGGATAGGCCTTCTATGTATCAGATATATGAGTCATTGAAGAGCATGGCTGAGAGACATGGTTTCTTTGAGGAGTATGAGGAATTCCCATTGATCTTTGGTAAACAAGATCCTGAATTTAAGGAGTAGCTTTGGTGGGTAAAGAAAGAGAAGCACAAAAAATTGTAACCAATTTTGCGTCTGGCAGCATTATAGGGCATTTCTATCACTAAAATGTATGCTTTGTTATGGAATTCCTTCTCAGTAATTGCTATGGTTTCCACATGGAGAGGATTCCCTGTATTAGTGctcatttatttgataattctGTTACTTCTGTCTTTTGTATATTAAATGAAGCAGTATGCTCTGTAGTTTAGGAgatttttgttatcaatttatcATTATGGTAAATGCTGCTTCTGCCTCTTGGTTTTTCGTTCATTGATATTTCTGGATGATTATGCTATCTAATATTACCAAAGGGAAACCAATTCTCTGGCTTTATTGTCATGTGAATTTACTTCTTTGATGTTTGTTTTGCCATCTATCATTGTTTTGCAAGCTTCGAGTGATGTTTCTAAATGCCTCGTGATTCTATATTATGATCGAATCCAGGTTTCCTTGATGCCAGTCTCCtgattttggatgaattttttattgataatgcacTGTGTTTTTTTGGGTATTGTTTGTTCAATGCTGCAGTGTTTCTGATATTTTTAAATCAGCACAAAATCTCTTTCTCTGTGTAATTCAATTGAGATTGAGGAAAGGGAAGGCCATTTAGAATCAATTGCAGGAACCATGCTACTTTATTTTTGTTGGGGAAGGTGATAAATGACTTTCTTTCAACTTTTTCCAGGACATCTCAACCCAAGTGGTGTTATACACTTTAATCAACCTTGTTATGCCCTGTCCatgcatttaatttatatttgtctaTATTACTGTTGTAAACAATGACatggttgattttaattttctctctaaGCTGTGCAAAGACAGCTCGAAAATTCTGTCAAAGGCACTGTATTCAGTATTTTACCAGTCACAAACTGATATGGCTTGGGTTCTTAAGAAATTATGATGAGGTGATGGCATGGCACACAGGATTCCCGTGATGATATTGCATAAATCAGACTGATATTCAGAGGGGTGGTTAACTTAGAAGCATGAAATGGAAGGAAAATGAAATGCATATGGTTTATGAATGGCGTTTTTCTGGGCCTGGTTAGGTTAGAAACAACgcttttgtaatttgaattcatagaCCACGTGCTTCTGACCGACCCTACTTCCCCTCCTTCGTTCCTCATTCAGACCCTTTAATGCATGGTTAATGTGCATCATGCAGCGAGGTCGTTTTGCTTTTTGGGTCAACGGTGCAAAGGCATCACTGCTTGAATCAAGGCCAAAGgcctatttttctttcaaattttaacgtaaagataaaaatatatttataaaattttaaaaattttaaatatttatttatagattatctcctattaaaatatattattaaaactaaaaataaaattattattttattaataatattaaaaaatatataattttacctcACATCTCTCTATAGACTAATACGTTCGTGGCTGGAGAACGAGTTTTCGTAATGATCGTCTATATTTGAAGctgaattgataaaaaatatgacGGATTATTGTCATTCGGAGTTGATTCAATGAAGCTTCTTTGTTTTCGAGTTTCATCCCCATCAGGGTTTCATCTGGTATCGTCGATGACAATAAAGGGAGACACACAAAAGGCTGATCGATATTGAAACTGATTGGTTATCATCATCATCGTTGCTAGAATTTACAGCAAATCTTAAagatttggaaagaaaaaatttattttttaaagttaaggctaaaggtaaaatatgattcttcaaaactcaataagataaaattatatattttttaatattattgataaaatgatgattttatttttaatcataataaatttttttaacaataattagttcataaataaatatttaaaaattttaaattctataaatatacatttatctttacattaaaatttgagtcAGAAATACTATTTTGGCCCTTGAATCTATGGATGTCCTGTGAGCCAATTTGCTCAATCTTATAATTGGCGTGAAAGAGAAGACCGTAGAAGCGAGTTAATTGAGCTTCAATAGTAGAAGATGACTAGTAATAATCCGCTCTCAACACCATCACgcttagggatgacaatttggacccgattttaAGGGTTTTGACCCTTTTTGACCCTAAAGGAGAGGggattttccaataaaaatgggaaaaggggcggggatgggaacgaaaaaaatctccgtaatcgAAGACAGGTcagggacggggatacatatgtccccgccccgccccgccccgccccgcccctcccctaaatcaaattacacaaaaaaaacaaattataaacttgataaaatcaattgaagtgaatgaaaaatgttaaatttaatgttattataaaattaccctaaatcacatacatgaagagctactaatgaagagattgattattgcatattgttagattttattaaaactttgtatttgaactaaaataataatgaatattttgtagcttttgtaacaagtgatattttgggagaatatgatttattttatttattgaaatacataaaggaattaaaatttatatttgcgggtatggagaggggatttttccccgaggggacggggcggggataaggaggagattttttcccgcggggacggggaggggatggggaggagattttccttcgcggagaggggacggggattatttgTTATCCCCATAAAGGAGACGGGGCGGGGACAGAGATTGATATCCCTtacggggacggggatggggacggggattgatatcccctccccgcccctccccattgccatccgtAATCACGCTAGCTTTATCTccaatcttatttttaatgaagGTCAAATGGCTAATCCCACCTGAGGTTTTATGAAATGGCATATTTTtactcattaaatttaaaaaaaaaacctcatcaattaaatttttcaacaaattttgttaacttttttttatttttttataaaaattactaaaaagaaaaaaaaacctaataacACTTCACTActaagattttattaaataattttataccctaatttatattaattttaattaaaaattattaatttaattataaataaaagtgtcaatgtgatttttaaagatattaggggtgttaaaaaattttaagggttttc contains:
- the LOC123207397 gene encoding probable inactive receptor kinase At1g27190 isoform X2; the encoded protein is MNIYFFLASLLVLTSFSVIFSIDDDVKCLEGIQASLKDPEGKLSWSFANPTVESICKLNGVSCWNQKEARIISLDLGSMQLSGRLPESLNLCHSLQTLNLSNNDISGPIPVELCSWLPYIVTLDLSNNQLSGPIPSQIVGCEYLNKLVLSNNKLSGSIPYEVGRLDRLREFSVAGNALSGSIPSDLAKFKGESFEGNKGLCGNPLGKCRGSPDKDNLSLLDEIGQVETLLGREEDGGKVD
- the LOC123207398 gene encoding probable inactive receptor kinase At1g27190 isoform X2; translated protein: MNIYFILASLLVLASFSVIFSIDDDVKCLEGIQASLKDPKGELSWSFPNTTVAAICKLNGVSCWNEKENRIIGLALSSMQLSGRLPESLNLCHSLETLDFSNNDISGPIPTELCSWLPYIVTLDLSNNQLSGPIPSQIVGCKYLNKLVLSNNKLSGSIPYEVSRLDRLKEFSVAGNALSGSIPLFLSNNKLSGESFEGNKGLCGKPLGKCGGLSGKSLGIIIAAGVIGALFSMFLGFVIWWWFFVRYNRKKRGYGVDDGKDDSSWIQLLRSHKLVQVSLFQKPIVKIKLADLLVATNSFNAGNIIISTRTGVSYKAVLPDGSALVIKRLSACKLGEKQFQSEMNRLGQLRHPNLVPLLGFCVVEEERLLLYKHMPNGTLYSLLHGNGFVESQHGVLDWSTRLRIGVGVARGLAWLHHGCQSPYMHQYVSSNVILIDDDFDARVTDFGLARLVGSRDSNDSSFINGDLGEFGYVAPECSSTMVASLKGDVYGFGVLLLELVTGQKPIEVSIAEEGFEGNLVNWVNHLVITGRSKDAIDKALCGKGNDDEITQFLKVACTCVVSRPKDRPSMYQIYESLKSMAERHGFFEEYEEFPLIFGKQDPEFKE
- the LOC123207397 gene encoding probable inactive receptor kinase At1g27190 isoform X1; the encoded protein is MNIYFFLASLLVLTSFSVIFSIDDDVKCLEGIQASLKDPEGKLSWSFANPTVESICKLNGVSCWNQKEARIISLDLGSMQLSGRLPESLNLCHSLQTLNLSNNDISGPIPVELCSWLPYIVTLDLSNNQLSGPIPSQIVGCEYLNKLVLSNNKLSGSIPYEVGRLDRLREFSVAGNALSGSIPSDLAKFKGESFEGNKGLCGNPLGKCRGSPDDVVLVSLSDKDNLSLLDEIGQVETLLGREEDGGKVD
- the LOC123207398 gene encoding probable inactive receptor kinase At1g27190 isoform X1, with translation MNIYFILASLLVLASFSVIFSIDDDVKCLEGIQASLKDPKGELSWSFPNTTVAAICKLNGVSCWNEKENRIIGLALSSMQLSGRLPESLNLCHSLETLDFSNNDISGPIPTELCSWLPYIVTLDLSNNQLSGPIPSQIVGCKYLNKLVLSNNKLSGSIPYEVSRLDRLKEFSVAGNALSGSIPSDLAKFKEESFEGNNGLCGKPLGKCGGFKGLSGKSLGIIIAAGVIGALFSMFLGFVIWWWFFVRYNRKKRGYGVDDGKDDSSWIQLLRSHKLVQVSLFQKPIVKIKLADLLVATNSFNAGNIIISTRTGVSYKAVLPDGSALVIKRLSACKLGEKQFQSEMNRLGQLRHPNLVPLLGFCVVEEERLLLYKHMPNGTLYSLLHGNGFVESQHGVLDWSTRLRIGVGVARGLAWLHHGCQSPYMHQYVSSNVILIDDDFDARVTDFGLARLVGSRDSNDSSFINGDLGEFGYVAPECSSTMVASLKGDVYGFGVLLLELVTGQKPIEVSIAEEGFEGNLVNWVNHLVITGRSKDAIDKALCGKGNDDEITQFLKVACTCVVSRPKDRPSMYQIYESLKSMAERHGFFEEYEEFPLIFGKQDPEFKE
- the LOC123207397 gene encoding probable inactive receptor kinase At1g27190 isoform X3, which produces MNIYFFLASLLVLTSFSVIFSIDDDVKCLEGIQASLKDPEGKLSWSFANPTVESICKLNGVSCWNQKEARIISLDLGSMQLSGRLPESLNLCHSLQTLNLSNNDISGPIPVELCSWLPYIVTLDLSNNQLSGPIPSQIVGCEYLNKLVLSNNKLSGSIPYEVGRLDRLREFSVAGNALSGSIPSDLAKFKGESFEGNKGLCGNPLGKCRGSPGGNAARERRRWW